Proteins from one Deltaproteobacteria bacterium genomic window:
- a CDS encoding LysR family transcriptional regulator, with product MKPWINYHHLLYFKTIASEGSIARAAETLRLGQPTLSAQLKQFEDTIGVKLFERQHKKLVLNEAGRMALRYANEIFRTGDEMLAVLHDRLVPTRTHVQIAALDSVPKHLTLAVVQAAYKIGDCMVTVLEGKGDELVRELALHQIDLFISNYVPSTHEARGLYSRSIAKVPVSLCAAAKFKSLQAEFPNSLAKAPMILPTAHSRLRDDLEHYFKTAEITMDVIAETQDTTLQKFMAVDGIGIIPIPTFAAEDLIRAGQLVVLGQLPGVYEEFYLVAAARKIENPVSSQIMKSFHL from the coding sequence ATGAAGCCTTGGATCAATTATCATCATCTGCTTTATTTCAAGACGATTGCCAGCGAGGGGAGTATCGCCCGGGCGGCGGAGACGCTGCGCTTGGGGCAGCCCACCCTCAGCGCGCAGCTCAAGCAGTTTGAAGATACCATCGGGGTCAAGCTTTTTGAGCGCCAGCATAAAAAGTTGGTTTTGAATGAAGCCGGGCGCATGGCGCTGCGCTATGCCAACGAAATTTTTCGCACCGGCGATGAAATGCTGGCGGTGCTGCACGACCGGCTGGTGCCGACCCGCACCCACGTGCAAATCGCCGCCCTCGACAGTGTGCCCAAGCATTTGACGCTAGCCGTGGTACAGGCTGCTTACAAAATTGGCGACTGCATGGTTACGGTATTGGAAGGCAAGGGGGACGAGCTGGTGCGCGAGCTTGCGCTGCACCAGATCGATCTGTTCATTTCCAACTATGTGCCGTCAACCCACGAAGCTCGCGGCTTATATTCGCGAAGTATCGCCAAGGTCCCCGTGAGTCTCTGCGCCGCAGCCAAGTTCAAATCGCTCCAGGCCGAGTTTCCCAATTCGCTGGCGAAGGCGCCGATGATTTTGCCAACTGCCCACAGCAGGCTCCGCGATGATTTGGAGCATTACTTCAAAACGGCCGAGATAACCATGGATGTCATTGCCGAAACTCAGGATACGACATTGCAGAAATTCATGGCCGTGGACGGTATCGGTATCATCCCGATCCCGACCTTTGCGGCGGAAGACCTGATCAGAGCTGGTCAACTGGTGGTGCTGGGCCAACTCCCGGGAGTCTATGAAGAATTTTACCTGGTGGCGGCCGCGCGTAAAATCGAGAACCCGGTCTCGAGCCAGATCATGAAATCGTTCCACCTTTGA
- the nhaR gene encoding transcriptional activator NhaR gives MEWLNYHHLLYFWTVARRGTVGQAAEQLQLTQATVSAQIKSLERMLGEALFRRSGRKLVLTDTGNVVFRYADEIFSLGQEMMGTLKGRPEGRLARLTVGVANVMPKLVAYALLQPALNLGPTCRIVCREGTNEQLLPALVSNEIDVVLTDRPIVAALNVKAFSHLLGESAMVLLGTAKLAARFQRGFPRSLHGAPLLLPTLNTTARRSLDQWFDAHSIVPQIVAEFEDTALLHVFGRRGVGLFFTPAVAAAEVRKQDDMRIVGRLSKVTERFYAVSLDRKLKHPAVVAISEAAKTQLRE, from the coding sequence GTGGAATGGCTCAACTATCATCATCTGCTCTACTTTTGGACCGTGGCGCGGCGCGGCACCGTGGGGCAAGCGGCGGAGCAGTTGCAGCTCACGCAAGCCACCGTCAGTGCGCAGATAAAGTCTCTGGAGCGCATGCTCGGCGAAGCGTTGTTTCGCCGCTCCGGGCGCAAACTCGTGCTTACCGATACCGGCAACGTGGTGTTTCGCTATGCCGACGAGATCTTTTCCCTGGGGCAGGAAATGATGGGCACTCTCAAGGGGCGGCCGGAGGGGCGGCTCGCTCGCTTGACGGTCGGGGTCGCCAACGTCATGCCGAAGTTGGTGGCTTACGCGCTATTGCAACCTGCGCTCAATTTGGGCCCGACATGCCGCATCGTGTGTCGAGAAGGCACCAACGAGCAGTTGTTGCCGGCGCTAGTATCCAATGAAATCGACGTGGTCTTGACTGACCGGCCGATCGTTGCCGCCCTCAACGTCAAGGCCTTTAGCCACTTGCTCGGCGAATCTGCCATGGTGCTGCTCGGGACCGCCAAACTCGCGGCGCGTTTCCAGCGTGGTTTCCCGCGTTCGCTCCACGGCGCGCCGCTCTTGCTGCCGACACTCAACACGACCGCCCGCCGGTCGCTTGACCAGTGGTTCGACGCCCACAGCATCGTGCCGCAGATCGTCGCGGAGTTTGAAGACACCGCGCTGTTGCATGTGTTCGGGCGGCGCGGTGTGGGGTTGTTTTTCACGCCGGCAGTGGCCGCGGCGGAGGTGCGAAAACAGGACGATATGCGCATCGTTGGCCGCTTGAGCAAAGTGACCGAACGTTTCTACGCCGTTTCTCTGGACCGCAAACTGAAGCACCCCGCCGTGGTGGCGATCTCCGAAGCCGCCAAAACGCAGCTGCGCGAGTGA
- the htpX gene encoding protease HtpX yields MAKRIGLFIGVNLLIILTITTVTSLLGIQPYLSNRGINLQALAVFCLLWGFTGAFISLALSRVMAKWMMGVRVLDPMTRDPNERWLIDRVHALARGARLPALPEVGIYDSPEVNAFATGPTKSRSLVAVSSGLLNYMNRNEADGVLGHEVAHIANGDMVTMTLIQGVVNAFVMFFARLIAWTVSQFVDERMRHWVHFGAVILFEIVFSILGMFVVAAFSRAREYRADAGGATLAGRENMLAGLRKLKRTLELTDDSQGSLATLKISSGKSGGLMAWLSTHPDLDDRIRRLEMA; encoded by the coding sequence ATGGCTAAACGAATCGGGCTTTTTATCGGCGTTAACCTGCTGATCATACTGACGATCACAACCGTAACCAGTCTATTAGGAATCCAGCCCTATCTAAGCAACCGCGGTATCAATCTGCAGGCGCTGGCGGTCTTTTGTCTCTTGTGGGGCTTCACCGGAGCGTTTATCTCGCTGGCTTTGTCCAGGGTGATGGCCAAATGGATGATGGGTGTGCGCGTCCTCGATCCGATGACCCGCGACCCCAATGAGCGCTGGCTCATCGATCGCGTCCATGCTTTAGCCAGGGGCGCGAGATTACCCGCCCTGCCGGAAGTCGGCATCTACGACAGCCCGGAGGTCAATGCTTTTGCGACCGGTCCGACCAAGTCGCGCTCGTTGGTTGCGGTCTCGTCCGGCTTGCTGAATTACATGAACCGCAACGAGGCTGACGGGGTTCTTGGCCACGAAGTGGCCCATATCGCCAACGGCGACATGGTGACAATGACCTTGATTCAAGGCGTAGTGAACGCCTTCGTGATGTTCTTCGCGCGACTTATTGCCTGGACGGTCAGTCAGTTTGTTGATGAAAGGATGCGCCACTGGGTGCACTTTGGGGCGGTGATCTTGTTTGAAATCGTCTTTAGTATCCTTGGCATGTTCGTGGTCGCCGCGTTCTCGCGGGCGCGCGAGTACCGGGCCGATGCCGGCGGCGCGACCTTAGCCGGTCGCGAGAACATGCTTGCCGGCTTGAGAAAGCTCAAGCGCACTCTGGAGCTGACCGATGATTCACAGGGCTCGCTCGCGACCTTAAAAATTTCGTCAGGCAAGAGCGGCGGCCTGATGGCCTGGCTGTCGACCCACCCCGATCTTGACGATCGGATTCGCAGATTGGAAATGGCGTAA